One Anopheles cruzii unplaced genomic scaffold, idAnoCruzAS_RS32_06 scaffold01711_ctg1, whole genome shotgun sequence genomic window, CGGTCGTGATCGTCGCACTGATCGCCCTGCGTCTGCGTACGGTACGGAGATACGTGAAAATGTCGGCTTCGACGCAAATTGCGCATCATTttgagctgctgcagcgaTGGAGCGAGCGTCGATGTGATGTGTGGCGGTGTCGTAGTCGGTAGTCTACCAAAGAGACCCCAATAGTTGTTCCCAATCGATCCCAGCAACTCATGGTTATGCGGGGATCCTTCTACCGCTGTTTCGATCGCAAGCAACACAACTACCCAAACTAGCCACGGGAACCCCAAGTGCGCCGCCATGGTACGCGGATCTAAGCTGACTGCTGATACTGTCTCTATGTGCACTCACTCTCGATCACTGGATCGAATGCTCTGCGGTGCACTGCTTTTTAAGACGTGTACCTTAACATTAACTCAATAAATACACAGGAATATATTACAGAAACGTCCGACGGCGGAGCGCCGAATAAAGGGAGGGAAGAGTAGTAGTGAAAGGGTGTACTAATGAGGGCGCAGAACTAATTTGGAACCGGATGCCGAGTGCTCACGTCTGGGTGCTCGCTGTTGGTTGCGTTGGTTCGCTGGTTGTAGTGTCGTGAGGTTCCTGCGGGTTTGGCGATGGTCCAAAGTCGAAGTTGGCATTCACCTGAATGTGCGGATtctccacttccggtggcagcgTGCTCGTTTCACCGTCGGCACCGTGCGGAtgctggtggttgtggtggtagTAATGTTCCTCGGAATTGATCCCATGTTCCGAAGcgccgtgatgatgatgctgacgatgatgatgatgaccaATTCCATGGGCCACATGCCAGAGGGCGGCTCCCGTTAGGATGCTTCCCATGCTGAAGGGGCTCGAACCTCGCTGATGATAACCGTAGCTGGAACCGTAGCTTGAACCGATCGCATTGGAGTCTCCGTACAGGGCGCTGTTATGGCCGTAGTCGTAGTGTCGTGGGGCGACtagcggtgctgctgcagcataaGAATGCGGATGTCCTACGGCCTCCGCGTAACTGGGCGGATGGAGCCTCGAGTGTGAGTAAGCCGGAGGAGCCCCACCGGGTGGCACCGCGTGATGGCTGAGCCCAGGATATGCTGGAGGAGGTCCAATCGGGTGGCTGtttgtgtggccaccgtccaCACTCCAACCGATCGGCCGGGGAGGCTGTACGTCGGGTACCGGTGGATTACGAACCATTCCTCCGACTCCCTCCTGGTGCATGTGATGATAGTTCTTGCGAGAGTTGCGTCCCAGGGCACCTCCCGTGTTGTGGT contains:
- the LOC128276604 gene encoding disks large-associated protein 3-like — encoded protein: MAESSGPPKGHPKLWAVILTVVVLNMIAFGVTTVEGKRAFAIRMRSKSNHNTGGALGRNSRKNYHHMHQEGVGGMVRNPPVPDVQPPRPIGWSVDGGHTNSHPIGPPPAYPGLSHHAVPPGGAPPAYSHSRLHPPSYAEAVGHPHSYAAAAPLVAPRHYDYGHNSALYGDSNAIGSSYGSSYGYHQRGSSPFSMGSILTGAALWHVAHGIGHHHHRQHHHHGASEHGINSEEHYYHHNHQHPHGADGETSTLPPEVENPHIQVNANFDFGPSPNPQEPHDTTTSEPTQPTASTQT